One Nasonia vitripennis strain AsymCx chromosome PSR unlocalized genomic scaffold, Nvit_psr_1.1 chrPSR_random0070, whole genome shotgun sequence genomic region harbors:
- the LOC116418045 gene encoding vicilin-like seed storage protein At2g18540: MADTGGRESRETPEATPSQVADSSQPDEEEELSPFTMSLQDRRQGSVAYFVRFPKTSRPPQKAATSRATAARSEGNDPAVTIQSRTERSVRPEDEEKMRAWANESRQRVKQQWAIPRRLGLPNDSPREPGMHSERAARREETGRLELSQEERESREAQKELDEYVGDLPPAGSASTPSEAVLPPDEPMDWTAEVNKEPRKTSTLVVEKREEQEKKKKKKKAPNPRRQLTREDYFSVLSPPATRSSSPEPGAPIKPGVSGKPVMESSTAGYREDDQQERTEQEARAAEERWRRRRATNKVSLTPLLEAAVTKPAEAESREENSRRQRSEQAARAAEERLRQQREVVRSNPIPLTGSAVMETSDSGVMPAPSQSGLTDAEDAARKASRRNKLRNERRRRARQAKREEKETTEGRSE; this comes from the coding sequence ATGGCGGACACCGGAGGCCGAGAGTCAAGGGAAACTCCGGAGGCCACCCCTTCTCAAGTCGCGGATTCTTCACAACCCGATGAAGAGGAGGAACTCTCACCGTTCACGATGTCACTACAGGACAGGCGGCAAGGCTCGGTGGCGTACTTTGTGCGCTTCCCGAAGACGAGCCGCCCTCCACAGAAGGCTGCAACGAGTAGAGCAACAGCGGCGCGTTCGGAAGGCAACGACCCAGCGGTGACAATTCAGTCGAGAACGGAGAGAAGTGTTCGGCCAGAAGATGAGGAGAAAATGAGAGCATGGGCGAATGAGTCTCGCCAACGCGTGAAGCAGCAATGGGCGATTCCGCGGCGCTTGGGGTTGCCTAACGACTCCCCAAGAGAGCCAGGAATGCACTCCGAGCGAGCTGCACGCCGCGAAGAGACAGGGAGATTAGAGTTGAGtcaggaggagagagagagtagagaagCGCAGAAGGAGCTCGACGAATACGTGGGTGACTTACCTCCTGCAGGATCGGCGAGTACACCGAGTGAGGCGGTGCTACCACCCGATGAACCAATGGATTGGACAGCAGAAGTTAATAAGGAGCCCAGAAAGACGTCGACGCTAGTGGTAGAGAAGCGAGAAGAgcaagagaagaagaagaagaaaaagaaggctCCGAATCCTCGTCGTCAACTGACAAGAGAGGATTACTTCTCGGTGCTGTCGCCACCAGCAACTCGATCATCTTCGCCTGAGCCTGGAGCTCCGATAAAACCTGGGGTTTCTGGAAAACCAGTGATGGAGTCATCGACTGCTGGGTATCGAGAGGATGACCAGCAAGAGAGAACGGAGCAGGAGGCTCGCGCAGCCGAAGAACGCTGGCGGCGTCGGCGAGCAACCAACAAAGTGTCTCTGACACCCTTATTGGAGGCAGCGGTGACTAAACCAGCGGAAGCTGAGTCACGTGAGGAGAACTCACGGCGGCAACGATCCGAGCAGGCTGCTCGCGCAGCTGAGGAGCGGTTGAGACAACAACGAGAGGTCGTCAGATCCAACCCGATACCTCTGACCGGATCCGCAGTGATGGAGACGAGTGATAGCGGAGTGATGCCTGCACCTTCGCAGAGTGGTCTAACCGACGCAGAGGATGCCGCAAGGAAAGCCAGCCGTCGAAATAAACTCCGAAACGAGCGTAGGCGCCGTGCGAGGCAGGCGAagcgagaagagaaagagaccaCAGAGGGCAGGAGTGAGTGA
- the LOC116418037 gene encoding uncharacterized protein LOC116418037 produces the protein MMTILGMAMIMAISTITVKSDEINPDATHFDYQQGVGRIIENYHYVHFFINTSSLKRTYGRILTDYTILSSRKELKNSSLLMEARLLCQEIYQDLQEIAPFGGRRKRGLINGVGKMIKYIFGNPDSDDLEKINNYLENFEKQQNEDISVLNKSISCMNQISRTINSNTEIINKNLRNLMKTLNDQNTRFELIETVVTLIVQEQHFLNLLGKIKRSFVFIDEKFNLEILTHEQILSIKTHLLELYSQKELISHYHNLLDFRFAQGSVVTIHDSIIYTIKIPILNSIEFSLFQRLAIINRNNQTEIVTIPWKLDGSIIKLFSRRCQLIYQSDYVCYQILAEDAKTITISINAPLALAYPLLNNLILISSNYKTEIENNKNKETFFGTKSLEETIC, from the coding sequence ATGATGACGATCCTGGGGATGGCGATGATTATGGCCATTTCGACGATAACCGTAAAAAGTGATGAAATTAATCCTGATGCGACACACTTTGATTATCAGCAAGGAGTTGGAAgaattatagaaaattatcATTACGTACATTTCTTCATAAACACATCGTCGCTCAAACGCACCTATGGCAGAATTTTGACTGACTACACCATATTATCCTCAAGAAAAGAACTCAAGAACTCAAGTCTATTAATGGAAGCAAGATTATTATGTCAAGAAATCTATCAAGATCTGCAGGAGATAGCACCATTCGgtggaagaagaaagagaggattAATAAATGGAGTAGGAAAGATgatcaaatatatatttggAAATCCAGATTCAGATGACTTAGAaaagattaataattatttagaaaattttgagaaacaACAAAATGAAGATATTTCGGTTTTGAATAAATCTATAAGTTGCATGAATCAAATTAGCAGAACGATAAATAGCAATActgaaataattaacaaaaacttACGGAATCTTATGAAAACTCTTAACGATCAAAATACGCGATTTGAATTAATTGAGACAGTTGTAACTCTTATTGTGCAGGAGCAACATTTTCTAAATCTATtagggaaaataaaaagatcgTTCGTTTtcatcgatgaaaaatttaatttggaaaTATTAACCCATGAACAAATACTAAGTATAAAGACACATCTATTAGAACTTTATTCCCAAAAAGAGTTAATATCACATTATCATAATTTGTTAGACTTTCGATTTGCTCAGGGATCAGTCGTAACTATCCATGATTCCATAATTTATACCATAAAAATTCCTATCCTAAATTCCATTGAATTCTCCCTTTTTCAAAGACTTGCTATAATTAACCGAAATAACCAGACGGAGATCGTAACGATACCGTGGAAGCTGGATGGctcgataataaaattattttcaagaagaTGTCAATTGATCTATCAGAGCGACTATGTATGCTATCAAATCCTCGCAGAAGAcgcaaaaacaataacaatttcaataaatgcgCCTCTAGCATTGGCGTATCCACTCCTAAACAACTTGATACTGATATCCAGTAATTATAAAACAGAAATCGAAAATAACAAGAACAAGGAAACATTTTTTGGAACAAAATCTTTGGAGGAAACAATCTGTTGA